A genomic window from Arvicola amphibius chromosome 5, mArvAmp1.2, whole genome shotgun sequence includes:
- the Dll4 gene encoding delta-like protein 4: MTPASRSAFHWALLLLAVLWPQQRVSGSGIFQLRLQEFANERGVLANGRPCEPGCRTFFRICLKHFQATFSPGPCTFGSVSTPVLGTNSFVVRDENSGGGRNPLQLPFNFTWPGTFSLNIQAWHAPGDDLRPEVLPVDALISQITIQGSLAVGQNWLPDEQNDTLTRLRYSYRVICSDNYYGDNCSRLCKKRNDLFGHYVCQPDGSLSCLPGWTGKYCDQPICLSGCHEQNGYCSKPAECLCRPGWQGRLCNECIPHNGCRHGTCSTPWQCTCDEGWGGLFCDQDLNYCTHHSPCKNGATCSNSGQRSYTCTCRPGYTGVDCELELSKCDSNPCRNGGSCKDQENGYHCLCPPGYYGQHCEHSTLTCADSPCFNGGSCRERNQGASYACECPPNFTGSNCEKKVDRCTSSPCANGGQCLNRGPSRTCRCRPGFTGTHCELHISDCARSPCAHGGTCHDLENGPVCTCPAGYSGRRCEVRIANDACASGPCFNGATCYAGLSSDNVVCNCPYGFVGSRCEFPVGLPPSFPWVAVSLGVGLVVLLVLLGMVAVAVRQLRLRRPDDGSREAMNNLSDFQKDNLIPAAQLKNTNQKKELEVDCGLDKSNCGKLQNHTLDYNLAPGPLGRGIMPGKYLHSDKSLGEKVPLRLHSEKPECRISALCSPRDSVYQSVCLISEERNECVIATEV, translated from the exons ATGACGCCTGCGTCCCGGAGCGCCTTTCACTGGGCGCTACTGCTGCTGGCGGTTCTGTGGCCGCAG CAGCGCGTCTCGGGCTCCGGCATCTTCCAGCTGCGGCTGCAGGAGTTCGCCAACGAGCGCGGTGTGCTGGCCAATGGGCGGCCCTGCGAGCCCGGTTGCCGGACTTTCTTCCGCATCTGCCTTAAGCACTTCCAGGCAACCTTCTCACCGGGACCCTGCACCTTCGGCAGCGTCTCCACACCGGTATTGGGCACCAACTCCTTCGTCGTCAGGGACGAGAATAGCGGCGGTGGTCGCAACCCTCTTCAGCTGCCCTTCAATTTCACCTGGCCG GGTACCTTCTCACTCAACATTCAAGCTTGGCACGCACCGGGAGACGACCTGCGGCCAG AGGTTTTACCAGTTGATGCACTTATCAGTCAAATCACCATCCAAGGCTCCCTTGCTGTGGGTCAGAATTGGCTACCAGATGAGCAAAACGACACCCTCACTAGACTGCGCTACTCTTACCGGGTCATCTGCAGTGACAACTACTATGGGGATAACTGTTCCCGCCTGTGCAAGAAGCGCAATGACCTCTTCGGACACTACGTGTGCCAACCAGATGGCAGCCTGTCCTGCCTGCCCGGTTGGACTGGGAAATACTGCGATCAGC ccatctGTCTTTCTGGCTGTCATGAACAGAATGGCTATTGCAGCAAGCCAGCAGAGTGCCT CTGTCGTCCAGGTTGGCAGGGCCGCCTGTGCAACGAATGTATCCCCCACAATGGCTGTCGTCATGGCACCTGCAGCACCCCCTGGCAGTGTACCTGCGATGAGGGCTGGGGAGGTCTGTTCTGTGACCAAG ATCTCAATTACTGCACCCACCACTCCCCATGCAAGAATGGAGCCACATGTTCCAACAGTGGGCAGCGGAGTTACACCTGCACCTGCCGCCCGGGCTACACTGGTGTGGACTGCGAGTTGGAACTCAGCAAGTGTGACAGCAACCCCTGTCGGAATGGCGGCAGCTGTAAG GACCAGGAGAATGGCTACCACTGCCTGTGTCCCCCAGGCTATTATGGTCAGCACTGTGAACATAGTACCTTGACCTGCGCTGACTCACCCTGCTTCAATGGGGGCTCCTGCCGGGAGCGCAACCAGGGGGCCAGTTATGCCTGTGAATGCCCCCCTAATTTCACTGGCTCCAACTGTGAGAAGAAAGTGGACAGGTGCACTAGCAGCCCATGCGCCAACG GGGGCCAGTGCCTAAACAGAGGTCCAAGCCGTACCTGCCGCTGCCGTCCTGGGTTCACGGGCACCCACTGTGAACTCCACATCAGTGACTGTGCCCGAAGCCCCTGTGCCCACGGGGGCACGTGCCACGATCTGGAGAATGGGCCTGTGTGCACCTGCCCGGCTGGCTATTCTGGCAGGCGCTGTGAGGTGCGGATCGCTAACGATGCCTGTGCCTCAGGACCCTGTTTCAACGGGGCCACCTGCTACGCGGGCCTCTCCTCAGACAACGTCGTCTGCAACTGTCCTTACGGCTTTGTGGGCAGCCGCTGCGAGTTTCCCGTGGGCTTGCCACCCAGCTTCCCCTGGGTGGCTGTCTCCCTGGGTGTGGGGCTGGTGGTTCTGCTGgtgttgctgggcatggtggcggtGGCCGTGCGGCAGCTGCGGCTTCGGCGACCCGACGATGGCAGCAGGGAGGCCATGAACAACTTGTCAGACTTCCAGAAGGACAACCtaatcccggctgcccagctcaAGAACACAAACCAGAAGAAGGAGTTGGAAGTGGACTGTGGCCTGGACAAGTCCAACTGTGGCAAACTGCAGAACCACACATTGGACTACAATCTGGCTCCAGGACCCCTGGGGCGGGGGATCATGCCTGGGAAGTATCTCCACAGTGACAAGAGTTTAGGGGAGAAGGTGCCACTTCGGTTACACAG TGAAAAGCCGGAGTGTCGAATATCAGCGCTGTGCTCCCCCAGGGACTCCGTCTACCAGTCAGTGTGTTTGATATCAGAAGAGAGGAACGAATGTGTCATTGCCACAGAG GTATAA